The following proteins are encoded in a genomic region of Pelecanus crispus isolate bPelCri1 chromosome 26, bPelCri1.pri, whole genome shotgun sequence:
- the PPP1R1A gene encoding protein phosphatase 1 regulatory subunit 1A: MEPNSPRKIQFTVPLLEPHLDPEAAEQIRRRRPTPANLVLSSDQSSPEIDEDRLPNPLLKSGLAMSPRQRKKVSRTTPTMKELQMMVEHHLCKQAQGEEEEEAVAAGTEHGPGHCHRGDTEHSHSPGGTCPLATHEAGPGPGERTRGDGQQSLAEEGTHIAPKDGAGKGAAGSQ; encoded by the exons ATGGAGCCCAACAGCCCCCGCAAGATCCAGTTCACGGTGCCGCTGCTGGAGCCGCACCTCGACCCGGAGGCGGCCGAGCAG aTCCGGAGGCGCCGACCGACTCCGGCCAACCTGGTCCTGAGCAGCGACCAGTCGTCCCCAG AGATCGACGAGGACCGGCTGCCCAACCCCCTGCTGAAG TCGGGTCTGGCCATGTCgcccaggcagaggaagaaggttTCCCGCACCACCCCAACcatgaaag agctgcagatgaTGGTGGAGCATCACCTGTGCAAGCAGGCGcagggcgaggaggaggaggaggcggtcGCCGCCGGCACGGAGCACGGCCCCGGCCACTGCCACCGCGGTGACACCgagcacagccacagccccgGCGGCACGTGCCCACTGGCCACGCACGAggctggccccggccccggcgagC GGACCCGCGGGGACGGGCAGCAAAGCCTGGCCGAGGAGGGCACCCATATAGCACCGAAGGACGGCGCCGGCaagggtgctgctggcagccagtAG
- the PDE1B gene encoding dual specificity calcium/calmodulin-dependent 3',5'-cyclic nucleotide phosphodiesterase 1B — MEPPRSLPGLEPEREAPDPAGGCPSPLEVKSAPSKRIWVKLRALLRYLVKQLETGEVNVEELKRNLEYAASLLEAVYIDETRQMLDTEDELREMGSDAAVPSEVRDWLAATFTQQARAKGRRAEEKPKFRSIVHAVQAGIFVERMFRRTYTAVGPSYSTSVLNCLKSLDLWCFDVFALNRVTDDHSLRTIVFELFTRHNLNSRFKIPTVFLTTLLDALEAGYGKYRNPYHNQVHAADVTQTVHCFLLRTGMVHYLTEIEVLAIIFAAAIHDYEHTGTTNSFHIQTKSDCAILYNDRSVLENHHISAVFRMMQDDEMNIFVNLTKDEFAELRALVIEMVLATDMSCHFQQVKSMKTSLQQLERIDKSKVLSLLLHAADISHPTKQWSVHSRWTKALMEEFFRQGDKEAELGLPFSPLCDRTSTLVAQSQIGFIDFIVEPTFSVLTDVAEKMVLPLAEDGTKAKGNPVATQPASSQWRQPSLDEHLELGDIKADLAGFRSTWAKYIQENKQKWKERAASGITNQASIEELSPCEEQPPAGPGRHRQNGDVE; from the exons ATGGAGCCGCCGCGGAGCCTCCCGGGGCTGGAGCCCGAGCGAGAGGCGCCGGACCCGGCCGGCGGCTGCCCCTCGCCGCTGGAGGTCAAGTCCGCGCCCAGCAAGAGGATCTGGGTCAAGCTGCGGGCGCT GCTGCGCTACCTGGTGAAGCAGCTGGAGACGGGCGAGGTGAACGTGGAGGAGCTGAAGAGGAACCTGGAGTACGCGGCCTCGCTGCTGGAGGCCGTCTACATCGACGAGACGAG GCAGATGCTGGACACGGAGGACGAGCTGCGGGAGATGGGCTCGGACGCGGCCGTGCCCTCGGAGGTGCGGGACTGGCTGGCGGCCACCTTCACCCAGCAGGCGCGGGCCAAGGGCCGCCGGGCAGAGGAGAAGCCCAAGTTTCGCAGCATCGTCCACGCCGTCCAGGCCGGCATCTTCGTggagag GATGTTCCGCAGGACGTACACGGCCGTGGGGCCCAGCTATTCCACCTCCGTCCTGAACTGCCTGAAG AGCCTCGACCTGTGGTGCTTCGACGTCTTTGCGCTGAACCGGGTGACGGACGACCACTCCCTGAGGACCATCGTCTTCGAGCTCTTCACCCGACACAACCTCAACAGCCGCTTCAAG ATCCCCACTGTCTTCCTGACGACGCTGCTGGATGCGCTGGAGGCCGGCTACGGGAAGTACCGGAACCCCTACCACAACCAGGTCCACGCCGCCGACGTCACCCAGACCGTCCATTGCTTCCTGCTCCGCACCGGCATGGTG cacTACCTGACGGAGATCGAGGTCCTGGCCATCATCTTCGCTGCCGCCATCCACGACTACGAGCACACGGGCACCACCAACAGCTTCCACATCCAGACCAA gtCGGACTGCGCCATCCTCTACAACGACCGCTCGGTGCTGGAGAACCACCACATCAGCGCCGTCTTCCGCATGATGCAGGACGACGAGATGAACATCTTCGTCAACCTCACCAAGGACGAGTTCGC GGAGCTGCGGGCGCTGGTGATCGAGATGGTGCTGGCCACCGACATGTCCTGCCACTTCCAGCAGGTGAAGTCCATGAAGAcgtccctgcagcagctggagcg GATCGATAAGTCCAAGGTGCTGTCGCTGCTGCTGCACGCGGCCGACATCAGCCACCCCACCAAGCAGTGGTCGGTGCACAGCCGCTGGACCAAGGCCCTGATGGAGGAGTTCTTCCGGCAG GGGGACAAGGAGGCCGAGCTGGGGCTGCCCTTCTCGCCCCTCTGCGACCGCACCTCCACGCTGGTGGCTCAGTCCCAGATCG GCTTTATCGACTTCATCGTGGAGCCCACCTTCTCGGTGCTGACCGACGTGGCCGAGAAGATGGTGCTGCCCCTCGCCGAGGACGGCACCAAAGCCAAGGGCAACCCGGTGGCCACCCAGCCGGCCAG cTCGCAGTGGCGGCAGCCGTCCCTGGATGAgcacctggagctgggggacATCAAAGCCGACCTGGCCGGCTTCCGCTCCACCTGGGCCAAGTACATCCAGGAGAACAAGCAGAAGTGGAAGGAGCGGGCGGCCAGCG GCATCACCAACCAGGCGTCCATCGAGGAGCTGTCGCCCTGCGAGGAGCAGCCGCCCGCGGGCCCCGGCCGGCACAGGCAGAACGGGGATGTGGAATAG